ATCCGGCCGGTTCGGATGAGATCAAAGCCGAGTTGGAGTCCCTCGACCTCTCGTTCGACCGGGAGACCATGGATTTGGTGCTTCGGGATCTCAAGTGCGTGCATTCCGCTTCGGAGGATGGACGCGTCAAGCTGAATTCAGAATCCTACAATCGAATGCTTCAAACCCTTGGAAACAATGGGCGGTCAGAGGAATTCTGGCGTGTTGTTGGGACCATGAGAAAGAAAGGCTTTGGGATCTCTAAAGCCACCTACTTGTCCGTCTCAAAGAGTTTTCGCGAGGAGAAAATGGAGAAAGATGTCAATTTGTTGAATGAAGCCTACTCTCTGAGCACTGGTAGAAACGAGGCTGAAACGGCGTGTCGGGAAATTTGCAAGATCTTGAGGGAAGAGGAACCAGGTGAAATCCTTCAAAAGAAGCTGGATGATATCGATGACAGCTTGTTATCCGACTTGGTCGGTGTGGTCTTGGAGTTGACTAGCCAGCACCCTGAGAAAGCTTTGCTGTTGATGGAGCAGGTAGAAAAGAGGTCGTCCTTGAAGATTGATGGCGGTGTTTATAATGCTATGGCCAGGATTTTGGGTCGAAAAAATTGCATCAATGAGTTTCAGGATCTCCTTCGGAAGATGAGAGATCAGGGTCATGAATTGGAATTGAAAACATATATCAAAGTGTCACACTGGTTTCACCAGCGAAAGATGATTGCAGAAGTGGCAGATTTGTATGAGTTTGCGATGAGTGGTACAGTGAAGCCTCCACCTCAGGATTTCTTGTTCCTCTTGAAGAAGATAGTTTTGAGTAAAGATCTAGATTTGGATTTGATTACCCGGGTTGTCCGCATTTTTGTGGAAGATGGAAATTCCATCAAGAGATCGGTATTTGGTGGAGTTCTTAAATCCTTGAGGAGCGTTGGTAGATTGGGGGAGTGTGATAAGGTCTTAAAGGCCATGGAACAGGGAGGATTTGCGGCTGATAGTTCTGTACATGATCGGGTAGTCATCGGACTTTGTGATGCTGGGAGGTCGGATGGAGCCTTCAAATACTTGGACAATATTGAAAATGAAGGCTATAGTTTGGATGTGAAGACATGGACATATTTGGTCAAAAAACATTCGGTGGCTGGCGAACTAGAACAAGCATTGTCTTGCTTCAAGGTGATGACAGAAAGAAGGGGTGGTGAAAATGTTGGTTGTGCCTTTGAGGAGCTGATGAAAGGATATTGCCAGAAGGACAAAATAAAAGATGCACACAAGGTTCTAAATGAGATGGTAACTAAAAGAAATGTACAGCCTTGGCACAGCACCTACAAGTTTCTAATTGAAATGTTCATAAATCAAGGGTACCTTAAGGAATCTTTTAGTCTTCTGGAACCGATGAAAAGTCATGGTTTTCCTCCGTATATTGACCCGTATATAAGTTATATGTCAAAGTCGGGGACCGTGGATGATGCAATGGGTTTTCTGAAGGCTATGACGGTGAAGGAGTTTCCTTCTAGAACGGTGTTCATGCGCGTTTTTGAAACACTACTCAAAGCAGGCAGCCATGACGTGGCGCATGGTATACTTTCTAAATCTCCAGGATCCGTCCGTAATCATGCTGATGTCTTGGATCTGTTCTACTCAATGAAACCAGACGATGCTTCTGCAGTCATTGCTTAGACCATCCATGGAATTCAAAAATTGTTGTGCTTCCTACAACAGCTATCCATCTTTTGATTTATGCAGTAAAACTTACTTGAGGATGATAAATTGGCCACAAATAATGCCAATATTCATAACCAGTTCCTCTGAAGACTTCAATTTCATAGACTCGGTATCAATTTGGGAATTATTGGCTAACCGAAGAATCACCATCCTGAACTGACACTCAACCTATTATTTTGCGGAAGAGATGATTGCCGATGCTGATATTCAGGCTGCTATCCTCCCAAGTTATGAACTGTTTGTTTTAATTAGCTGATTTTTGAAGTTTGAGCACCC
The DNA window shown above is from Musa acuminata AAA Group cultivar baxijiao chromosome BXJ2-4, Cavendish_Baxijiao_AAA, whole genome shotgun sequence and carries:
- the LOC135610488 gene encoding small ribosomal subunit protein mS81 (rPPR8)-like; amino-acid sequence: MRNAWRNLSLRSFPWIASRGPRVSPPNLLVKVPEPKNPSFLLPFVGRIRSPSYLAIRWFSPDPAGSDEIKAELESLDLSFDRETMDLVLRDLKCVHSASEDGRVKLNSESYNRMLQTLGNNGRSEEFWRVVGTMRKKGFGISKATYLSVSKSFREEKMEKDVNLLNEAYSLSTGRNEAETACREICKILREEEPGEILQKKLDDIDDSLLSDLVGVVLELTSQHPEKALLLMEQVEKRSSLKIDGGVYNAMARILGRKNCINEFQDLLRKMRDQGHELELKTYIKVSHWFHQRKMIAEVADLYEFAMSGTVKPPPQDFLFLLKKIVLSKDLDLDLITRVVRIFVEDGNSIKRSVFGGVLKSLRSVGRLGECDKVLKAMEQGGFAADSSVHDRVVIGLCDAGRSDGAFKYLDNIENEGYSLDVKTWTYLVKKHSVAGELEQALSCFKVMTERRGGENVGCAFEELMKGYCQKDKIKDAHKVLNEMVTKRNVQPWHSTYKFLIEMFINQGYLKESFSLLEPMKSHGFPPYIDPYISYMSKSGTVDDAMGFLKAMTVKEFPSRTVFMRVFETLLKAGSHDVAHGILSKSPGSVRNHADVLDLFYSMKPDDASAVIA